From Oryza sativa Japonica Group chromosome 4, ASM3414082v1, one genomic window encodes:
- the LOC107280693 gene encoding uncharacterized protein, with amino-acid sequence MTSLGPYNGVSLKGLVLQLRHLIVELGYTEEVQFVGTTVPDEGEKELASPRWSVKATLLSTNPSLESLELTGGTDTFIDACQEVVLLGIGRLLQRHWTRLQHTPFRYHPTRSLAEDYATFRDAEHENDTTIDHLAKMVQAYDDARVDYYKMAKRGFIQASSRILRLRRKNLCVKLEMASLKRELRNLELGHGQVGEGSSVVGSKRCRVGPSLKITTRKRDGLPPMVHDAQASARVIVQNYLERRGLTVALANEDDSNDNSYDGDDESEPTVDDNATKDE; translated from the coding sequence atgaCCAGCCTTGGCCCCTACAATGGCGTCTCACTTAAGGGGTTAGTTCTGCAGCTTCGCCACTTGATCGTTGAGCTGGGCTACACCGAAGAAGTCCAGTTTGTTGGTACCACTGTGCCAGACGAAGGAGAAAAAGAGTTGGCATCCCCCCGATGGTCAGTCAAGGCCACCTTGCTCTCCACCAACCCTAGCTTGGAATCATTGGAGCTAACGGGAGGGACTGACACCTTCATCGACGCATGCCAAGAAGTGGTGCTTCTGGGCATTGGCAGGCTGCTTCAACGACACTGGACACGTCTGCAACACACTCCATTCCGCTATCATCCTACTCGCAGTTTGGCGGAGGACTATGCCACCTTCAGGGATGCCGAGCACGAGAACGACACCACGATCGATCACCTGGCCAAGATGGTGCAGGCGTATGATGATGCTCGTGTCGACTACTACAAGATGGCGAAGAGAGGTTTTATTCAAGCTTCTAGTAGGATTCTACGGCTAAGGAGGAAGAACCTGTGTGTGAAGTTGGAGATGGCTAGCCTGAAGCGGGAATTGCGTAACCTCGAGCTCGGACATGGTCAGGTTGGAGAAGGAAGCTCTGTTGTGGGGTCTAAGCGTTGCCGTGTTGGACCGTCCTTGAAGATCACGACACGCAAGCGAGATGGCCTTCCTCCGATGGTGCACGATGCTCAAGCGTCAGCCAGGGTGATTGTCCAGAACTACTTGGAGCGAAGGGGATTGACTGTGGCTCTTGCCAATGAAGATGACTCCAACGACAACTCCTATGACGGTGATGATGAGTCAGAGCCGACAGTGGACGACAACGCAACAAAGGACGAGTAG